A region from the Mycoplasmopsis phocirhinis genome encodes:
- a CDS encoding leucine-rich repeat domain-containing protein — MKLKILSLLSLTTIFPAVVACNTNNEKKEFLSAQKALKMFDKNATEIQIPDYITEIGPKAFSKFYNLVNVKLPKNLIKIAEGAFDYTPIKKINLPDTLQSLDGFNYTLIEELNLPQSLKKIGGFKEVLLHKIHFNEGLEEIKANSFDESDLTEVLLPKSLKILGGFAQTNITNLKLNDNLEKIHKNSFDDTKISNLELTQNIKELGGFARTSIRKLNLPNSLKIIEPNSFDSTLVQDLKLNTNLQKIGGFSHTTLKHIKFNENLEEIYENSFNEVEQLQSIELPNGLKKLGGFAKSNLSEINIPDTVIEIHPNTLAYSKNIKYLKLPNGLKKLGGFQGTLVNSLDLPLNLEQIYEGSFDSTPISTLNLPPKLIYLGGFANTNIKNLQIPQSVQFIAPHSFDLRSNIQLDPINLNLPNNLISLGGFKNWNIEKINLPNSLQTIEIGTLDNTKIQDLVLPPNLQNLGGFAGTGIKKINLPNSLINIYPNAFDETLISELNLPKKIQTLGGFAKTKIQKLNTPKSLKIIHKSSFDRTPISNLNLNNGLEVLGGFGFNENLTKLNIPNTVKQILPVSFNDTGIQNVILPDNLEILGGFGGRKSLISSINLPKNLKKITNDAFTYNPNIRTINLPDGLEELYGFGFTKIYELNLPPSIRKIGGFNQTLVSKLNLPPRLKSFSGFSETGVQELTLPKYVKEAEISKTYWPHLYLINIYSKYLINNREWVEDIKNQQIPFNDFTGEKNEKK, encoded by the coding sequence ATGAAGTTAAAGATCTTATCATTATTATCTCTTACAACAATTTTTCCCGCAGTTGTTGCTTGTAATACCAACAACGAAAAAAAAGAATTTTTAAGTGCTCAAAAAGCTCTAAAAATGTTTGATAAAAATGCAACTGAAATACAAATACCTGATTATATAACCGAAATTGGGCCAAAAGCATTTAGCAAATTTTATAATCTAGTAAATGTTAAACTACCAAAAAATTTAATAAAAATAGCTGAAGGTGCTTTTGATTACACACCAATCAAAAAAATAAATTTGCCAGATACATTACAATCATTAGATGGTTTTAATTACACCCTAATTGAAGAATTAAATTTACCACAATCATTGAAAAAAATTGGTGGTTTTAAAGAGGTATTACTTCACAAAATTCACTTTAATGAAGGTTTAGAAGAAATCAAAGCAAATTCGTTTGATGAATCAGATTTAACTGAGGTATTATTACCAAAATCACTAAAAATTTTAGGTGGGTTTGCTCAAACAAATATAACTAATCTTAAATTAAATGATAACCTTGAAAAAATACACAAAAATAGTTTTGATGATACAAAAATATCTAATTTAGAGTTAACACAAAATATTAAAGAGTTAGGTGGATTTGCTCGTACATCAATACGCAAATTAAATTTACCAAATTCACTAAAAATAATTGAGCCAAATTCATTTGATTCAACTCTTGTTCAAGATTTAAAGCTTAATACTAATTTACAAAAAATAGGTGGTTTTTCACACACAACTTTAAAACATATTAAATTTAACGAAAATTTAGAAGAAATTTATGAAAACAGTTTTAATGAAGTTGAGCAATTACAATCTATTGAATTGCCAAATGGACTGAAAAAATTAGGTGGATTTGCAAAATCTAATTTGAGTGAAATTAATATTCCTGATACAGTGATTGAAATACATCCTAATACATTAGCCTATTCTAAAAATATTAAATATTTAAAATTACCTAATGGCTTAAAAAAATTGGGTGGTTTTCAAGGGACATTAGTTAACTCTCTTGATTTACCATTAAATTTAGAACAAATTTATGAAGGTTCTTTTGATTCTACACCTATTTCAACATTAAATTTACCACCAAAATTGATCTATTTAGGTGGTTTTGCTAATACAAATATCAAAAATTTACAAATTCCCCAAAGTGTTCAATTTATTGCACCACATTCTTTTGACTTAAGAAGTAATATTCAACTTGATCCAATTAATCTTAATCTACCGAATAATTTAATTTCATTGGGTGGATTCAAGAATTGAAATATAGAAAAAATCAATTTACCTAATTCACTACAAACAATAGAAATTGGCACACTTGATAATACAAAAATTCAAGATTTGGTTTTACCTCCTAACTTACAAAATTTAGGTGGATTTGCTGGCACTGGTATTAAAAAAATAAATTTACCAAATTCACTGATTAACATATATCCTAACGCTTTTGATGAAACATTGATTTCAGAGTTGAATTTACCAAAAAAAATACAAACATTAGGTGGTTTTGCTAAAACAAAAATACAAAAACTTAACACTCCAAAATCTCTTAAAATAATTCATAAATCTTCTTTTGATCGAACACCAATTTCTAATCTAAATTTAAATAATGGTTTAGAAGTATTAGGAGGGTTTGGTTTTAACGAAAATTTAACTAAACTAAATATACCAAATACAGTCAAACAGATATTACCAGTTTCATTTAATGATACTGGAATCCAAAATGTCATTTTGCCAGATAATTTAGAAATTTTAGGTGGATTTGGGGGAAGAAAATCGTTAATATCTTCAATAAATTTACCAAAAAATCTAAAAAAAATCACTAATGATGCTTTTACCTATAACCCAAATATTAGAACAATCAATTTGCCTGACGGCTTAGAAGAATTATATGGATTTGGTTTTACCAAAATTTATGAATTAAATTTACCACCAAGTATTAGAAAAATTGGAGGTTTTAACCAAACGCTTGTAAGTAAATTAAATTTACCACCAAGATTAAAAAGTTTTTCAGGTTTTAGCGAAACAGGTGTGCAAGAACTCACTCTACCAAAATATGTAAAAGAAGCAGAAATTTCAAAAACATATTGACCACATCTATATTTAATCAATATATATAGTAAATATTTAATAAATAATAGAGAATGAGTAGAAGACATTAAAAATCAACAAATTCCTTTTAATGATTTCACAGGAGAAAAAAATGAAAAAAAATAA